The genome window ATCTGAAAAATTTTCGGATTTGAAGACATCTTAGGCTCGGCTCCGATGGGTGGCGTGGTGTTGTCGGCTTAGCCGCGCGGCGCGGGGTCAAAGGCTGGCCATTCGGCTGGGTCCTGTGCGTTAGAATTGAATTGGCGCAGTTTCGCAAGATGCGTTACCAATCGCGACCGGCCCGCCGGATTTGAGGGGGCATCAGCCATTGCAACGCTTTGACCGTTTTCTGAATTAATTCATACCACGAAATTTTATACTTGAAATAAATTCTGCCCCCGCTAACCTTCCATCCCATGACAGGACGCATTTCATGAAAATCGCCTGCCTCGGCGGCGGCCCTGCGGGTCTTTACTTCGCGATCTCGGCGAAGTTGCGGGACCCTGACCACGACATCACGGTGTATGAGCGTAACAAGGCCGATGACACCTTTGGCTGGGGCGTGGTGCTGTCGGACGAGACGCTGGAGAACCTCGCCGCAAACGATCCCGTCAGCGCCAAATCCATCGGCGAACATTTCGCCTATTGGGACGATATCGCGGTCCTGAAGGACGGCCAGACCATGCTGTCCACCGGCCACGGCTTCTGCGGCATTGGGCGCAAGCAACTGCTGATCCTGTTGCAGGACCGCGCCCGCGAGCTGGGCGTCGCCCTCCAATTCCAGGCTGAGGAAGATGCCGACACCCTGGCCAAAACCCACGACCTCGTCATCGCGTCCGACGGCCTGAACTCTGCCACGCGCAAGACGCATGAGGGGACGTTTCGCCCCGATATCTCAACCCGCCCCTGCAAATTCGTCTGGCTGGGCACGCACCAGCATTTCGACAACGCCTTCACCTTTATTTTTGAGGAGACGCGGCACGGCTGGATCTGGGCACACGCCTACCAATTCGACGATGACACCGCGACCTTCATCGTCGGAACCAGCCCCGAAACCTTCGACAAATTCGGCTTCGCCGACATGTCCCAGGCCGAAAGCATCGCGGTGTGTGAGGGGATTTTCGCCGCCCACCTCGGCGGCCATGCCCTGATGACCAACGCCAACCACATTCGGGGTTCCGCCTGGATCAACTTCCCCCGGGTGCTGTGCGAGACATGGCACGCGGGCAACATCGTCCTGATGGGCGACGCCGCCGCCACGGCGCATTTCTCGATCGGTTCGGGCACCAAACTGGCGCTGGAATCCGCCATAGCGCTGGCCGACTACATCCACACCGAACCCACGCTGGCCGCCGCCTTCGCCAAATATGAAGACGCCCGGCGGCTTGAGGTTCTGCGCCTGCAATCGGCGGCCCGCAACTCGATGGAATGGTTCGAGGAAATCGGCCGCTACCTGCACCTCGACCCGGTCCAATTCAACTATTCCCTGCTGACCCGATCCCAGCGGATCAGCCACGAAAACCTGCGCCTGCGCGATCCCGACTGGCTGGGCAGCGCCGAGGCCTGGTTCCAGAAACGGGCAGGCGGCCCCGATCAATCGTCTGCCCCGACCCGCGCCCCGATGTTCGCACCCTATCGCTTGCGCGACATGCCCCTGAAGAACCGCATCGTCGTGTCCCCCATGGCACAATACAAAGCCATCGACGGTTGCCCGACCGACTGGCATCTCGTCCACCTGGGCGAACGCGCGAAGGGCGGCGCAGGCCTCGTCTATACCGAGATGACCTGCACTTCCCCCGAAGGCCGCATCACCCCCGGCTGCCCCGGCCTATACGCGCCCGAACATCGCGACGCCTGGGCGCGGATCGTCGCCTTCACGCACACCGAAACCGACGCGAAAATCTGCTGCCAGATCGGCCATTCAGGGCGCAAAGGCTCCACCCAACTCGGCTGGGAGACGATGGACGCCCCCCTCAAATCCGGCAATTGGGACCTGATCAGCGCCTCCGCCATCCCATGGAGCCCCGACAACGCCATCCCGCGCGAGATGACGCGCGACGATATGGACCGGGTGCGCGACGAATTCGTCGCTGCCAGCAAAATGGCACAGGACGCCGGGTTCGACATGATCGAACTCCACGCCGCCCACGGCTATCTGATCTCCTCCTTCATCAGCCCGAAATCCAACGTCCGCACCGACGACTACGGCGGAAGCCTCGAAAACCGCCTGCGCTATCCGTTGGAAGTCTTCTCTGCCATGCGCGCCGCCTGGCCACAGGAAAAACCCATGTCGGTGCGCATCTCCGCCAACGACTGGGTCGGCGACGACGGTGTCACCCCGGATGAGGCGGTGCTGATCGCCAAAGCCTTCTCGGACGCAGGCGCCGACATCATCGACGTCTCTGCCGGGCAAACCTCGATCGACGCCGAACCACGCTATGGCCGCATGTTCCAGACGCCGTTCTCGGACCGGATCCGCAACGAAGCCGGGATTGCCACCATGGCGGTTGGCAACATCTATGAAGCGGACCACGTCAATTCGATCTTGATGGCAGGCCGCGCAGATCTGGTGGCGCTCGCCCGCCCGCATCTGGCCGACCCCTACTGGACGCTGCACGCCGCCACCGGCATCGGCGACCGCCACGCCGATTGGCCGCTGCCCTATGAGGCGGGCCGCGATCAAGAATGGCGGCTTGCGGACCGGGCCGCGGAAATGGAGGCTGAGGCATGAGGCGTATTCTGGTAACCGGCGGCGGATCAGGCTTCGGACGCGCCCTGGCGCGCGCATTCGCCGATGATGGTGACGCGGTGACGATCACCGGACGCCGCGCCAGCGCCTTGTCCGAAACCGACGACGGGCGCGGCATGACCTGCCGCATCGCAGACATCACCGACGAAGACAGCGTGAACGCGCTGTTTGATGCGCCCTTCGACGTGGTCATTGCCAACGCTGGTGAGGGCATGGCTGGCAAGGTCAAAAAGACCAGCCTTGCCGATTGGAACACGCAGATTTCAGTGAACCTGACCGGGACATTCCTGACATTTCGCGGTGCATTGCAGGGCATGGAAACCGGTGGCCGACTGATCGCCATGGCCTCTAGCGCCAGCTTAATTGGTCAGGCGAATGTCGCCGCATACACCGCTGCAAAACATGGCGTTTTGGGGCTTGTCCGGTCGCTCGCTCAGGAGGTTGCGCGCGACGGAATAACGGTCAACGCCGTCTGCCCCTATTATGTCGAAACCCCGATGGCGAACCGTGCGGCGGCATCCCTGCAAGCCAAATTCAGCCTGTCGCGTGAGGAGGCCGTGTCCAAGATGGTCGCCAACAACCCCGTCGGTCGCCTGATCTCGGTTGACGAAGTGACGGCGGCGGTGCGCTACCTCGCCTCGCCCGAAGCGGCGATGGTCAACGGGCACGCATTGTCGCTGTCTGGCGGGTTTGTATGACCGACGCATCCAAATCACGCCTGCGCCTCTGGCTGCGGATGCTGAAAACCACGCAAGGGATCGAGGCGGAATTGCGCGATCGCTTCCGCACCGAATTCGCCACCACACTGCCGCGTTTTGACGTCATGGCCGCACTGCACCGCAACCCCGATGGCCTGCGGATGAGCCACATTTCCGGCCTGCTGCGGGTGTCCAACGGTAACGTCACCGGAATCGTCGACCGGCTGGAAGGCGAAGGCCTGGCCGAACGCTGCCCCGTACCGGGTGACAGACGCGCATTTTCGGTGCGGCTGACGCCCTCCGGACTTGCAGATTTCGAACAGCTTGCCTGTGCACATGAAAAATGGGTGGATGAGCTTTTGGGCAATATCACCGCTGATGAAGCCACTGAACTTTCAGCATTTATTGGGCGCACAACCCCGGAACGCCAGATCGAGGCTGCCGAATGACTCGCATCGCAGATACAAAAACCGAACATTTCGCCTGCCGGGTCGAAGAAGGCATCGCGACCATCCACCTGACCCGCCCGGACCGCAAGAATCCGCTGACGTTTGACAGCTACGCCGAGCTGCGCGACTGGTTCCGCGCGCTGGCCAGCGCCGAAGACGTCAACGCCGTCGCCTTCACCTCGAACGAGGGCAACTTCTGTTCCGGTGGCGACGTGCAGGACATTATCGGCCCGCTGCTGGACAAGGACATGAAAGGCCTGCTGGAATTCACCCGGATGACCGGCGATCTGGTACGCGCAATGCTCCACTGCGGCAAACCCATCGTCGCGGCGGTCGACGGCATCGCGGTCGGGGCCGGGGCGATAATCGCCATGGCCTCTGACATCCGCCTCGCCACGCCCGAGGCGAAAACTGCCTTCCTATTCAATCGCGTCGGGCTGGCCGGTTGCGACATGGGGGCCTGCGCGATCCTGCCGCGGATCATCGGTCAGTCCCGCGCCGCCGAATTGCTGTTCACCGGCCGCAGCATGACAGCGGAGGAGGGCGCGGCCTGGGGCTTCTACTCCCGCATCGTCCCCGCCTACCAACTGCCATACGAAACGCATACGCTTTGCCGACGCATTGCCGACGGGCCCACCTTCGCCAATATGCTGACCAAAACCATGCTGATCCAGGAATGGACCATGACCCCCGATCAGGCGATCGAGGCCGAGGCGCAGACCCAGGCACTGGCCATGCAGACGCAGGATTTCCGGCGTGCATACAATGCCTTCATGGCCAAAGATAAACCAATGTTTGAAGGCAACTGATGGTGGACCGCAGCTTCTTCAACTGGCCGTTCTTCGACGCCCTCCACCGCGATTTCGCGGATGAATTGGACGCGTGGGCGTTAACCAATTTGCAAGCCCTCGACCACGCCGATACCGACGCCACTTGCCGCGATCTGGTGGCGCGTCTGGGCCGCGACGGCTGGTTGAAACACACCGGCGGAACGTTGGACGTGCGCACCCTGTGTCTGGCGCGCGAAACGCTCGCCCGCCACGACGGCCTCGCCGATTTCGCCTTCGCGATGCAGGGTCTCGGCATGGGTGCTGTCAGCCTGTTTGGCAGCGGCAAGCAACGGAAATGGCTGGAGAAAACCACGAAGGGGCAGGCGATTACCGCCTTCGCCCTCAGCGAGCCAAAGTCGGGATCGGACGTCGCCAACATCGAGACGACGGCCGAGGTAGATGGCAACGGCTGGGTGTTGAATGGCGAAAAAACCTGGATTTCCAACGGCGGCATCGCCGACATCTACACTGTCTTCGCGCGCACCGGCGAAGGCCCCGGGGCCAAAGGCCTCTCCGCCTTCCTCGTCCCCGCCGACACGCCCGGATTAATCATTGCCGAACGTCTCGAAACCGGCGCCCCACACCCCCTTGCACGCCTCGAATTCGGCGGCTTGCGCCTGCCCGGCGCCGCCCTGATCGGCGCAGCCGGAGGGGGCTTCCGCATCGCCATGTCCGTCCTCGACATCTTCCGTTCCACCGTTGGCGCCGCCGCCCTCGGCTTCTCCCGCCGCGCGCTCGACGAAACCCTGACCCGCGTCCAGAACCGCCACCTGTTCGGCGGTCCGATGGCCGACCTGCAAATGGTCCAGGGCCACCTTGCCGACATGGCGCTGGACGTCGACGCCGCCGCATTACTGATCTATCGCGCCGCCTGGGCCAAGGATAAGGGGGCCGAGCGGGTGACGCGTGAGGCCGCGATGGCCAAGCTGTTCGCAACCGATCAGGCCCAGCAAGTCATTGACAAGGCGGTGCAACTTCACGGTGGCGACGGGGTGCGCAAAGGCCATATCTTCGAACGCCTCTACCGCGAAATCCGCGCGCTGCGCATCTACGAAGGCGCGTCCGACGTACAGAAAATCGTCATCGCGCGCAGCGCTTTGGCAGACCACGGGAGGGCGCCATGACCCTCGGACCAACTGGCCACACCGACATATTCGCGCGCGAAAACCTGCCCCCGGCAGAGCAATGGCCGGAGATCATTCTGGACGGTTTCGACTATCCTGAATGGTTGAACTGCGCCGTGGAACTGACGGATTCCATGGTGGAAAAAGGTTTCGGCGATCACACCGCCCTGATCGGCAACGGGCGGCAGCGGACGTACAAGGAACTGACCGACTGGACCAACCGCTTGGCTGCGGCATTGGTTGAGAACTACGGTGTAAAACCCGGGAATCGCGTCCTTATCCGATCCGCCAACAACCCGGCGATGGTCGCCGCCTGGCTGGCCGCGACCAAGGCCGGGGCTGTTGTGGTCAATACCATGCCGATGCTGCGCGCCGCCGAACTGACCAAGATCGTCGACAAGGCCGAGGTGACGCTGGCGCTGTGTGATACGCGGCTGATGGACGAAATGGTGGCTTGCGCCAAAACCTCCAAGCATCTGAAAACAGTCGTGGGTTTCGACGGCACCGCCAATCATGACGCCGAGCTGGACCGTGCCGCGCTGGCCCATTCTGTGCGCTTCAAAGCGGTCAAGACGGGCCGCGATGACGTTGCCCTGCTGGGCTTCACCTCCGGCTCTACCGGGGTCCCGAAGGCGACGATGCATTTCCACCGCGACCTTCTGATCATCGCCGACGGTTACGCGCGCGAGGTTCTGCAAGTCACGCCCGAGGATGTCTTCGTCGGCTCTCCCCCGCTGGCCTTCACCTTCGGCCTTGGCGGGCTGGCAGTCTTTCCGCTACGGTTCGGCGCAGCGGCGACATTGCTGGAGGCCGCATCGCCCCCCAACATGATCGAGATCATCGAAACCTACAAAGCCACGGTTTGTTTCACGGCTCCAACGGCTTACCGCGCTATGCTTCGTGCGATGGATGAAGGTGCTGACCTAAGCTCCCTCCGCGCCGCAGTTTCTGCGGGTGAGACGCTGCCTGCCCCTGTCTACGACGACTGGATGGCCAAGACCGGCAAGCCGATGCTGGACGGGATTGGCGCGACCGAACTGCTGCACATCTTCATCTCGAACCGTTTCGGCGACAGCCACCCGGCCTGCACAGGCCGCCCGGTGACGGGGTATCAGGCGTGCGTGGTGGATGACGATATGGCTGAAGTACCGCGCGGCACGGTCGGGCATCTGGCCGTCAAAGGGCCGACCGGGTGCCGCTATCTATCTGACGATAGACAGAAAATCTATGTCCGCGATGGCTGGAACCTGACCGGGGATTCGTTTTCGCAGGATGCAGACGGCCACTTCCACTTCGCGGCCCGGTCAGACGATTTGATCCTGTCGGCTGGCTATAACATCGCCGCGCCCGAGGTTGAGGCGGTGTTGCTGTCGCACCCGGATGTCGCCGAATGCGCGGTGATCGGTGTGGCGGACGAAGAACGCGGCCAGATCGTGCAGGCGCATGTTGTATTGGGCGATGGGGCGGCGCAGGATGCCAAAGCCTTGCAGGACCACGTCAAAGCGGCCATCGCGCCGTATAAATACCCGCGCAGCGTTGTGTTCTGTGACGCTCTACCCAAGACGGAAAGCGGGAAAATTCAACGGTTTCTGCTTAAAAGCTGAACCATCACAGGGAGAATGCAATGAAAAAAACACTCACCACACTCGCCGCCCTCGCGCTGGCGACGGCGGCAACCGCCGAACCGGTCAAGGTCGGCATGATCACCACGCTGTCGGGCGGTGGCGCCGGGCTTGGCATCGACGTGCGCGACGGCTTCATGCTGGCGCTGAAACAGGCCGAGGGGCATGAGATTGAACTGATCGTCGAGGATGATCAGCGAAAGCCCGAGGTCGCCGTTCAACTGGCGGACAAGATGATCCAGTCCGAAAAGGTCGACGTGCTGACCGGCATCATCTGGTCGAACCTGGCGATGGCGGTGGTTCCGGCAGCGACGGCGCAGGGCAAATTCTACCTGTCACCCAACGCCGGGCCGTCGGCTTTGGCCGGAAAAGGGTGCAGCCCGCTGTACTTCAACGTCGCTTGGCAGAATGACAATTTGCATGAGGCCGCAGGGGCTTACGCCAACACGGCGGGCCTGGCCAACAGCTTCATCATGGCCCCGAACTACCCCGCCGGACAGGACGCGCTGACCGGGTACAAGCGGATGTATCAGGGCGTGGTCGCGGATGAGGTTTACACCCAGTTGGGTCAGACCGATTACGCCGCCGAGATTGCGCAGATCCGGGCATCGAGTGCGGATTCGGTGTTCTTCTTCCTGCCCGGCGGCATGGGCATCAGCTTCATGAAGCAATATGCCGAGTCCGGAGTTGATATTCCACTGGTCGGCCCTGCTTTCTCGTTTGATCAGGGAATCTTGCAGGCCGTAGGTGATGCAGCACTTGGGGTAAAGAACACCTCGCAATGGTCAAAGGATATCGACAACGCGACCAATGCCGCTTTTGTCGAGACGTTTCAGGCCGAATACGGGCGGCTGCCGTCGCTGTATGCCAGCCAGGGCTTCGACACCGCCAACCTGCTGCTGAGCGCGGCGGCAAAGGCGCCCGTGTCAGATGCGGCGGCGTTCCAGGCCGCGCTTGAAGCGGCCGATTTCGACAGCACCCGTGGGGATTTCCGCTTCGGTCCGAACCACCATCCGGTGCAGGATATCTATGTGCGCGAGGTGATCATGGAAGGCGACGTTCTGACCAACAAGATCGTGGGCACGGCGTTGGAAGATCACGCCGACGCCTACGCGGCCGAGTGTAGCTTCTGATCGGATCCGGGGCGGGCCACGGTCCGCCCCGACACGCATGTCCCTGATATTATTCATAGAACAGGTCCTGAACGGGCTGCAGTTCGGCTTGATGCTGTTCCTGATGGCCGCCGGGCTAACGCTGGTTTTTGGGGTCATGGGGCTGATCAATCTGGCACATGGCTCGTTTTACATGATCGGCGCATTTGCATGCGCGGCGGTGGCCACGGCGACGGGCAGTTTCTGGCTGGGGCTGGTGGCCGCGCTGGCGGCGGCAGCAGCTGCGGGCGCGATTGTTGAGCTGGTGGTGATCCGCCGCCTGTACGCGCGCGACCACCTGGATCAGGTGCTGGCGACCTTCGCGCTGATCCTGATCTTTTCGGAAGGGACGCGCTGGCTGTTCGGGTCATTCCCCCTCTATCTATCTGTTCCGCCACTGCTTTCCGGCGCTGTGACCCTGCCCGGAGGCATCGAATATTCGCTTTATCGCCTCGCCCTCATCGGGGCGGGTTTGGCGGTTGCCGGAGGGTTGTTCTGGCTGATCGGCGGCACCCGCATCGGCATCCAGATCCGCGCGGGTGAGGCGGATCGGAGCATAATCGCGGCCCTCGGCGTCGATATCGGGCGGCTTTACACGCTGGTCTTTGCGCTTGGCGCTGCGCTGGCCGGGCTGGCGGGCGCGTTGGTCGGGACGATCCAGTCGGTGCAGGTCGGCATGGGCGAACCGGTGCTGATCCTGGCCTTCGTGGTGATCGTGATCGGCGGCATTGGGTCAATCAAAGGCGCGCTGGTCGGGGCGCTGCTGGTCGGGCTGACCGACACGCTGGGCCGGGTGCTGCTGCCCGAGGTCTTCGGGCTGATTATGGAGCCTGCGGCGGCCACGGCGGTTGGATCATCGCTGGCCTCGATGGCGATCTATGTGCTGATGGCCGGGGTGCTGATCTGGCGACCGAGCGGCTTGTTCGGCGGGGCGCCCGCGTGAGCCGGCTTTCTTGGATCAACGCCACGCTCGCGGGCGCGCTGCTGGCGATACCGCTTGCCGCATGGGCGCTGGATGCGCCGTTTGTGATCACGCTGGCGACCAAGGTGGCGGTGCTGGCACTGGCGGGCGTGGGGCTGAACCTGGCGCTGGGGTATGGCGGACTGGTCAGTTTCGGGCATGCCGCTTTCTTTGGCATTGGCGGTTACGCCAGCGGGATTCTGGCAAGCAATGCCTTGGCTTACACGCCGATCCTCACCTGGCCGTTCGAGGTTTCGGGCACCACGCAGATGCTGATCATATGGCCGGTGGCAATGATTGCGGCGGCGCTGGCGGCGCTGTTGATCGGGGCGCTCAGCCTGCGCACATCGGGCATTTTCTTCATCATGATCACGCTGGCCTTCGGGCAGATGTTCTTCTTTTTCGCCATCTCCTGGCCCGCATATGGTGGCGAGGATGGCTTGCCGATTTATGTGCGCAGTGGCTTTCCGGGGCTGAACACGCTGGACCCGATCCAGTTCTTCGCGATCGCTTATGTCCTTCTGATGGCAGCGATTTTTCTGGTCTGGCGGCTGACCGGATCACGATTTGGTCTGGCCTTGCAGGCAGCCCGCCAGAACCGGCAGCGACTGACGGCTGTTGGCATCCGCCCCTACCGCGTGCTGCTGGTTGCCTTCGTGATTTCTGGTGCGCTGACAGGGCTGGCGGGGGCTTTGTTTGCGGACCTGAACCGCTTTGTCAGTCCGTCGATGCTGTCCTGGCAAACCTCGGGAGAGATCCTGATTTTCGTCATTCTGGGCGGCGTTGGGCGGCTGTTCGGACCGCTCGCCGGGGCGGGGCTGTTCATCTTGCTGGAACACAATCTGGGCGGTGTTTCGGATTATTGGCAGCTGTTCCTTGGCGCACTCTTGCTGGGCGTCGTGCTGTTCGCGCGCGGCGGGATCATCGGCGTTCTGGCGAGGGATGGCCGTGGTTGATCCGGTACTATCCTTAAGCGGCCTCAGCCGCAGTTTTGGTGCGCTGAAGGCGACCGATGATGTCTCGCTGAAGCTGTTGCCGGGTGAGATTCATGCGTTGATCGGTCCGAATGGGGCGGGAAAATCGACGCTTATCAATCTGATAACCGGGGAACTTAAACCAAACGCGGGCGAAATCCGGTTTCTGGGCAATGACATTGGCGGGCTGGATGTTGCGGCGCGGGCGCAAGCCGGGCTGGCGCGCACGTTTCAGGTATCCTCGGTCGTTGCCGATTTCACCGTGCTGCAGAACGTCATGCTGGCCGCACAGGGCGCGGGCGGGGCGACGTTCCGGTTCTTCCGCGCCGCGCTGGCCGACGCCCGCCTGACCGGCCCGGCACGGGACCACATCGCCGCCGCCAGATTGGCGGACCGCGCAGACATTCCGGCGGCCAAACTTTCTCACGGAGAGCGGCGCAAGCTGGAGGTTGCCATGGCGCTGGCCCTACGCCCGCGCGCCTTTCTTCTGGACGAACCGATGGCCGGGATGGGCGCCGAAGGGGCGGCGGATCTGGGCACGCTGCTGCGCCCACTGGC of Paracoccaceae bacterium contains these proteins:
- a CDS encoding bifunctional salicylyl-CoA 5-hydroxylase/oxidoreductase — protein: MKIACLGGGPAGLYFAISAKLRDPDHDITVYERNKADDTFGWGVVLSDETLENLAANDPVSAKSIGEHFAYWDDIAVLKDGQTMLSTGHGFCGIGRKQLLILLQDRARELGVALQFQAEEDADTLAKTHDLVIASDGLNSATRKTHEGTFRPDISTRPCKFVWLGTHQHFDNAFTFIFEETRHGWIWAHAYQFDDDTATFIVGTSPETFDKFGFADMSQAESIAVCEGIFAAHLGGHALMTNANHIRGSAWINFPRVLCETWHAGNIVLMGDAAATAHFSIGSGTKLALESAIALADYIHTEPTLAAAFAKYEDARRLEVLRLQSAARNSMEWFEEIGRYLHLDPVQFNYSLLTRSQRISHENLRLRDPDWLGSAEAWFQKRAGGPDQSSAPTRAPMFAPYRLRDMPLKNRIVVSPMAQYKAIDGCPTDWHLVHLGERAKGGAGLVYTEMTCTSPEGRITPGCPGLYAPEHRDAWARIVAFTHTETDAKICCQIGHSGRKGSTQLGWETMDAPLKSGNWDLISASAIPWSPDNAIPREMTRDDMDRVRDEFVAASKMAQDAGFDMIELHAAHGYLISSFISPKSNVRTDDYGGSLENRLRYPLEVFSAMRAAWPQEKPMSVRISANDWVGDDGVTPDEAVLIAKAFSDAGADIIDVSAGQTSIDAEPRYGRMFQTPFSDRIRNEAGIATMAVGNIYEADHVNSILMAGRADLVALARPHLADPYWTLHAATGIGDRHADWPLPYEAGRDQEWRLADRAAEMEAEA
- a CDS encoding SDR family oxidoreductase — encoded protein: MRRILVTGGGSGFGRALARAFADDGDAVTITGRRASALSETDDGRGMTCRIADITDEDSVNALFDAPFDVVIANAGEGMAGKVKKTSLADWNTQISVNLTGTFLTFRGALQGMETGGRLIAMASSASLIGQANVAAYTAAKHGVLGLVRSLAQEVARDGITVNAVCPYYVETPMANRAAASLQAKFSLSREEAVSKMVANNPVGRLISVDEVTAAVRYLASPEAAMVNGHALSLSGGFV
- a CDS encoding MarR family transcriptional regulator, with translation MTDASKSRLRLWLRMLKTTQGIEAELRDRFRTEFATTLPRFDVMAALHRNPDGLRMSHISGLLRVSNGNVTGIVDRLEGEGLAERCPVPGDRRAFSVRLTPSGLADFEQLACAHEKWVDELLGNITADEATELSAFIGRTTPERQIEAAE
- a CDS encoding enoyl-CoA hydratase family protein, with the translated sequence MTRIADTKTEHFACRVEEGIATIHLTRPDRKNPLTFDSYAELRDWFRALASAEDVNAVAFTSNEGNFCSGGDVQDIIGPLLDKDMKGLLEFTRMTGDLVRAMLHCGKPIVAAVDGIAVGAGAIIAMASDIRLATPEAKTAFLFNRVGLAGCDMGACAILPRIIGQSRAAELLFTGRSMTAEEGAAWGFYSRIVPAYQLPYETHTLCRRIADGPTFANMLTKTMLIQEWTMTPDQAIEAEAQTQALAMQTQDFRRAYNAFMAKDKPMFEGN
- a CDS encoding acyl-CoA dehydrogenase — encoded protein: MVDRSFFNWPFFDALHRDFADELDAWALTNLQALDHADTDATCRDLVARLGRDGWLKHTGGTLDVRTLCLARETLARHDGLADFAFAMQGLGMGAVSLFGSGKQRKWLEKTTKGQAITAFALSEPKSGSDVANIETTAEVDGNGWVLNGEKTWISNGGIADIYTVFARTGEGPGAKGLSAFLVPADTPGLIIAERLETGAPHPLARLEFGGLRLPGAALIGAAGGGFRIAMSVLDIFRSTVGAAALGFSRRALDETLTRVQNRHLFGGPMADLQMVQGHLADMALDVDAAALLIYRAAWAKDKGAERVTREAAMAKLFATDQAQQVIDKAVQLHGGDGVRKGHIFERLYREIRALRIYEGASDVQKIVIARSALADHGRAP
- a CDS encoding AMP-binding protein produces the protein MTLGPTGHTDIFARENLPPAEQWPEIILDGFDYPEWLNCAVELTDSMVEKGFGDHTALIGNGRQRTYKELTDWTNRLAAALVENYGVKPGNRVLIRSANNPAMVAAWLAATKAGAVVVNTMPMLRAAELTKIVDKAEVTLALCDTRLMDEMVACAKTSKHLKTVVGFDGTANHDAELDRAALAHSVRFKAVKTGRDDVALLGFTSGSTGVPKATMHFHRDLLIIADGYAREVLQVTPEDVFVGSPPLAFTFGLGGLAVFPLRFGAAATLLEAASPPNMIEIIETYKATVCFTAPTAYRAMLRAMDEGADLSSLRAAVSAGETLPAPVYDDWMAKTGKPMLDGIGATELLHIFISNRFGDSHPACTGRPVTGYQACVVDDDMAEVPRGTVGHLAVKGPTGCRYLSDDRQKIYVRDGWNLTGDSFSQDADGHFHFAARSDDLILSAGYNIAAPEVEAVLLSHPDVAECAVIGVADEERGQIVQAHVVLGDGAAQDAKALQDHVKAAIAPYKYPRSVVFCDALPKTESGKIQRFLLKS
- a CDS encoding ABC transporter substrate-binding protein, coding for MKKTLTTLAALALATAATAEPVKVGMITTLSGGGAGLGIDVRDGFMLALKQAEGHEIELIVEDDQRKPEVAVQLADKMIQSEKVDVLTGIIWSNLAMAVVPAATAQGKFYLSPNAGPSALAGKGCSPLYFNVAWQNDNLHEAAGAYANTAGLANSFIMAPNYPAGQDALTGYKRMYQGVVADEVYTQLGQTDYAAEIAQIRASSADSVFFFLPGGMGISFMKQYAESGVDIPLVGPAFSFDQGILQAVGDAALGVKNTSQWSKDIDNATNAAFVETFQAEYGRLPSLYASQGFDTANLLLSAAAKAPVSDAAAFQAALEAADFDSTRGDFRFGPNHHPVQDIYVREVIMEGDVLTNKIVGTALEDHADAYAAECSF
- a CDS encoding branched-chain amino acid ABC transporter permease; this encodes MSLILFIEQVLNGLQFGLMLFLMAAGLTLVFGVMGLINLAHGSFYMIGAFACAAVATATGSFWLGLVAALAAAAAAGAIVELVVIRRLYARDHLDQVLATFALILIFSEGTRWLFGSFPLYLSVPPLLSGAVTLPGGIEYSLYRLALIGAGLAVAGGLFWLIGGTRIGIQIRAGEADRSIIAALGVDIGRLYTLVFALGAALAGLAGALVGTIQSVQVGMGEPVLILAFVVIVIGGIGSIKGALVGALLVGLTDTLGRVLLPEVFGLIMEPAAATAVGSSLASMAIYVLMAGVLIWRPSGLFGGAPA
- a CDS encoding branched-chain amino acid ABC transporter permease; the encoded protein is MSRLSWINATLAGALLAIPLAAWALDAPFVITLATKVAVLALAGVGLNLALGYGGLVSFGHAAFFGIGGYASGILASNALAYTPILTWPFEVSGTTQMLIIWPVAMIAAALAALLIGALSLRTSGIFFIMITLAFGQMFFFFAISWPAYGGEDGLPIYVRSGFPGLNTLDPIQFFAIAYVLLMAAIFLVWRLTGSRFGLALQAARQNRQRLTAVGIRPYRVLLVAFVISGALTGLAGALFADLNRFVSPSMLSWQTSGEILIFVILGGVGRLFGPLAGAGLFILLEHNLGGVSDYWQLFLGALLLGVVLFARGGIIGVLARDGRG
- a CDS encoding ATP-binding cassette domain-containing protein, whose protein sequence is MVDPVLSLSGLSRSFGALKATDDVSLKLLPGEIHALIGPNGAGKSTLINLITGELKPNAGEIRFLGNDIGGLDVAARAQAGLARTFQVSSVVADFTVLQNVMLAAQGAGGATFRFFRAALADARLTGPARDHIAAARLADRADIPAAKLSHGERRKLEVAMALALRPRAFLLDEPMAGMGAEGAADLGTLLRPLAATAPILLVEHDMDAVFALSDRISVLVSGRIIATGDVDQIRNDPEVRRVYLGEDA